The proteins below are encoded in one region of Streptomyces sp. NBC_00490:
- a CDS encoding IS701 family transposase has translation MTPEEMASVRGDLEAFAAELFDGFFRADQRRWGQAYVRGLLLDGQRKSVEPMAARLGEDGNRQALAHFITSSPWDPAHVRARLAWRMHEAISPEALVVDDTGFLKDGDASAGVSRQYTGTAGKITNCQVGVSLHLANDRASAAVNWRLFLPASWDPDAPDADPDKIARRGRCGIPAQVGHVEKWQLALDMIDETRSWGIDVPLVVADAGYGDAAAFRLGLEERKQPYAVGISSRHTAQPAHAQPVQPDYAGTGRPPKMQYPEPAQTMKDLVIAAGKAAARPVSWREGSRPGKGISGFKRMYSRFVALRIRPAGRGIRQATDDPELPVRWLLAEWPATEPEPVQFWLSNLPSGMPLATLVRLAKLRWRIEHDYREMKQALGLAHFEGRTFNGWHHHVTLVSAAHAFCTLQRLAPDPKDTAQA, from the coding sequence GTGACACCTGAGGAGATGGCCTCGGTCCGGGGGGACTTGGAGGCGTTCGCGGCGGAGTTGTTCGACGGGTTCTTCCGTGCGGATCAGCGGCGGTGGGGGCAGGCGTATGTGCGCGGGTTGCTGCTGGACGGGCAGCGCAAGTCGGTGGAACCGATGGCGGCCCGTCTGGGCGAGGACGGCAACCGGCAGGCGCTGGCGCACTTCATCACCTCCAGCCCGTGGGATCCCGCGCACGTGCGGGCCCGGCTGGCCTGGAGAATGCACGAGGCGATCAGCCCCGAGGCGCTGGTCGTCGACGACACCGGCTTCCTCAAAGACGGGGATGCCTCGGCGGGTGTGTCGCGGCAGTACACCGGCACCGCAGGCAAGATCACCAACTGCCAGGTGGGCGTCTCGCTGCACCTGGCCAACGACCGCGCCTCTGCAGCCGTCAACTGGCGGCTGTTCCTGCCCGCATCCTGGGACCCCGACGCGCCGGATGCCGACCCGGACAAGATCGCCCGCCGCGGCCGGTGCGGAATTCCCGCCCAGGTGGGGCATGTGGAGAAGTGGCAGCTGGCCCTGGACATGATCGACGAGACCCGGTCGTGGGGCATCGACGTTCCCCTGGTCGTCGCGGACGCCGGATACGGCGATGCCGCCGCCTTCCGGCTGGGCCTGGAGGAACGCAAGCAACCCTACGCAGTGGGCATTTCCTCGCGCCATACCGCCCAGCCCGCCCACGCCCAACCCGTCCAGCCCGACTATGCGGGCACCGGCCGGCCACCCAAAATGCAGTACCCCGAGCCTGCGCAGACCATGAAAGACCTGGTCATCGCCGCCGGGAAGGCGGCCGCGAGGCCGGTGTCGTGGCGCGAAGGCTCCCGGCCGGGCAAGGGGATCAGTGGCTTCAAGCGCATGTACTCGCGGTTCGTCGCCCTGCGGATCCGCCCGGCCGGCCGCGGCATCCGCCAGGCCACCGACGATCCTGAACTACCCGTGCGGTGGCTGCTGGCGGAATGGCCCGCGACCGAGCCCGAGCCGGTCCAGTTCTGGCTCTCGAACCTGCCCTCCGGCATGCCACTGGCCACACTGGTGCGGCTGGCCAAGCTCCGCTGGCGCATCGAACACGACTACCGCGAGATGAAACAGGCCCTGGGACTGGCCCACTTCGAAGGCCGCACCTTCAACGGATGGCACCACCACGTCACTCTCGTCTCCGCCGCCCACGCCTTCTGCACCCTGCAACGACTGGCACCAGACCCAAAAGACACCGCGCAGGCCTGA